One genomic region from Pseudomonas hormoni encodes:
- a CDS encoding PhoH family protein, producing MDDHGRSSSSNQPILYVLDTNVLIHDPNALLNFEEHHVAIPMTVLEELDKLKSGHHSVAAECRQAIRLIDKTLGDASPEDVELGVPIQRGKSGPKGLLSILMSKRAEPNIILPEHLNDNIIINQLIDLHAREPKLPVVLVTKDINMRLKARACGIAAEDYSTDQLVDDVSLLPNGYHTMAGSFWDLVRNVETRQDHGRTWHQVKMIDNLPAVHINEFIIDEQGFVGWIKEIDEDKLLILDLHQEPLLHQEAWGLKPRDIYQSLALYALLDPDIHLVNLTGAAGSGKTILALAAAIEQTMVSKRYRRIIATRSVQGLDQEIGFLPGTEAEKMEPWLGAITDNLEALHMDDENTHGSVDYILSKVPLQFKSLNYIRGRSFQQSLILIDECQNLTPHQMKTIITRAGAGSKVVCLGNLAQIDTPYLSATSSGLTYLTERFKDFPNGVHITLQGVPRSILAEYAESHL from the coding sequence ATGGATGATCACGGACGTAGTTCTTCCTCCAACCAGCCAATCCTTTATGTACTCGATACCAACGTATTGATTCACGATCCAAACGCCCTGCTTAACTTCGAAGAACACCACGTCGCGATCCCGATGACCGTGCTTGAGGAGCTGGACAAGCTCAAGAGCGGGCATCACAGCGTGGCTGCGGAATGCCGTCAGGCGATTCGCCTGATCGACAAGACCCTGGGCGATGCCAGCCCTGAAGACGTTGAACTGGGTGTACCGATCCAGCGTGGAAAAAGTGGGCCAAAAGGTTTGCTGTCAATTCTGATGAGCAAACGTGCCGAACCGAACATCATTCTTCCCGAGCACCTGAACGACAACATCATCATCAACCAGTTGATCGACCTGCACGCGCGCGAACCCAAGCTGCCCGTGGTGCTGGTCACCAAAGACATCAACATGCGCCTCAAGGCCCGTGCGTGCGGGATCGCGGCCGAGGACTACAGCACTGACCAACTGGTTGACGACGTATCGCTGCTGCCCAATGGCTACCACACCATGGCCGGGTCCTTCTGGGACCTCGTAAGGAATGTCGAAACCCGTCAGGATCACGGCCGCACCTGGCACCAGGTGAAAATGATCGACAACCTGCCGGCAGTGCATATCAACGAGTTCATCATCGACGAACAGGGTTTTGTCGGCTGGATCAAGGAGATCGACGAGGACAAGCTGCTGATTCTCGACCTGCATCAGGAGCCCCTGTTGCACCAGGAAGCCTGGGGCCTGAAACCGCGTGACATCTATCAAAGCCTGGCGCTGTACGCCTTGCTCGATCCGGATATCCACCTGGTCAACCTGACCGGGGCAGCAGGTTCCGGTAAAACCATCCTCGCACTGGCGGCGGCGATCGAGCAGACCATGGTCAGCAAACGCTATCGCCGGATCATCGCGACTCGTAGCGTGCAGGGTCTGGACCAGGAGATCGGCTTCCTGCCCGGCACCGAAGCGGAAAAAATGGAGCCTTGGCTGGGCGCCATCACCGATAACCTCGAAGCCTTGCACATGGATGACGAAAACACCCATGGCAGCGTCGATTACATCCTGAGCAAAGTGCCGTTGCAGTTCAAATCCCTCAACTACATCCGGGGCCGCAGCTTCCAGCAGAGTCTGATTCTGATCGATGAATGCCAGAACCTCACGCCGCACCAGATGAAAACCATCATCACCCGTGCGGGCGCCGGTTCCAAAGTGGTGTGCCTGGGCAACCTGGCGCAGATCGACACCCCTTACCTGTCCGCGACCAGCTCCGGGCTGACTTACCTGACTGAACGCTTCAAGGACTTCCCGAACGGCGTCCACATCACCCTGCAAGGGGTGCCTCGTTCGATTCTGGCCGAATACGCCGAATCGCATTTGTAA
- a CDS encoding ABC transporter substrate-binding protein, translating to MKKFPLITGLALSLLACSTLFAAEKTLRIGIEAAYPPFASKTDKGEIVGFDYDIGNALCAQMQVKCVWVEGEFDGLIPSLKVKKIDMALSSMTINEDRKKSVDFTHKYYFTSSRLVMKEGATVDDQYASLKGKTVGVQRATTTDRYATEVFEPKGINVKRYGNNEEIYMDLAAGRLDAIFADTIPLNDFLTMPRGKGYAFVGPELKDPKYVGEGAGIAVRKGNTELVSQLNTAIDGIRASGEYQKISDKYFKSDIYGD from the coding sequence ATGAAGAAATTCCCCCTCATCACCGGTCTGGCCCTGAGCCTGTTGGCGTGCAGCACTTTGTTCGCCGCCGAGAAAACCCTGCGCATCGGCATCGAAGCGGCTTACCCGCCGTTCGCGTCCAAAACCGACAAAGGCGAAATCGTTGGTTTCGACTACGACATCGGCAATGCCCTGTGCGCGCAGATGCAGGTCAAGTGTGTCTGGGTCGAAGGTGAGTTCGATGGCCTGATTCCTTCCCTGAAAGTGAAGAAAATCGACATGGCGCTGTCGTCCATGACCATCAACGAAGACCGCAAGAAGTCGGTGGACTTCACCCACAAGTACTACTTCACTTCATCGCGTCTGGTGATGAAAGAAGGCGCAACCGTGGATGATCAATACGCCAGCCTCAAGGGCAAGACCGTCGGCGTGCAGCGCGCGACCACCACCGACCGTTACGCCACCGAGGTGTTTGAACCGAAGGGCATCAACGTCAAGCGTTACGGCAACAACGAAGAGATCTACATGGACCTGGCGGCCGGTCGCCTCGATGCCATTTTTGCCGACACCATCCCGCTGAATGACTTCCTGACGATGCCGCGTGGCAAGGGTTATGCCTTTGTCGGGCCGGAGCTCAAGGATCCGAAATACGTGGGCGAGGGCGCCGGGATTGCAGTGCGCAAGGGCAACACCGAGTTGGTCAGCCAGCTGAACACGGCCATCGACGGCATTCGCGCCAGTGGCGAGTACCAGAAGATTTCGGACAAGTACTTCAAGTCTGATATCTACGGCGACTGA
- the moaC gene encoding cyclic pyranopterin monophosphate synthase MoaC: MLTHLDSQGRANMVDVTEKAVTFREATAQALVRMLPETLQMIVSGGHPKGDVFAVARIAGIQAAKKTSDLIPLCHPLMLTGVKVELSAEGDDTVRIVARCKLSGQTGVEMEALTAASVAALTLYDMCKAVDRGMTIESVRLLEKLGGKSGHFQADQP; the protein is encoded by the coding sequence GTGCTGACTCATCTCGATTCCCAAGGTCGCGCCAACATGGTCGACGTCACTGAAAAAGCCGTGACGTTCCGTGAAGCGACGGCCCAGGCGCTGGTGCGCATGCTGCCCGAAACCCTGCAGATGATCGTCAGTGGCGGCCATCCCAAGGGTGATGTCTTCGCCGTGGCGCGCATCGCCGGCATTCAGGCGGCAAAGAAAACCAGCGACCTCATTCCCCTGTGCCACCCGCTGATGCTCACTGGCGTCAAAGTCGAGCTCAGCGCTGAAGGTGACGACACCGTGCGCATCGTTGCGCGCTGCAAACTGTCCGGGCAGACCGGCGTCGAGATGGAAGCGCTGACCGCCGCGAGCGTTGCCGCGCTGACCCTCTACGACATGTGCAAGGCCGTCGATCGCGGCATGACCATTGAAAGCGTGCGCCTGCTGGAGAAACTCGGCGGCAAGAGCGGCCATTTCCAGGCGGATCAGCCATGA
- a CDS encoding polysaccharide deacetylase family protein: MRIVFLLSAWLLSFGAVAAPGDVATLDRSTWPEQLSNPTLFDVASRAEILMFARVLLASESLDEASLAQRLGLRTINLDSVNNLRQRLWQRLLTNYNFAQQSCDQDASFCFLVEDMATLREQAAKFQVSDDSYYIKWAEPSRLFHAQYLDEQLRKAALFPQTSSEVDRFGDYERNGESMHDRLFLLTFDSAANAAPDNTAWVTEYLRKANMTGTFFVLGKDIQARLSERSVASLQATYSTQCIGVQGWEFRSHSHWQDWQDSVRRSAELVKSKLPENYVPLFRPPDGQRRPDAEGFFRSQGLQVALWDIDAQDGAGKLKANQSAQRVLTLMLLWRHGVINFNIKQDGVKTAMPWLITQTAPSGIGWEDCQDGFR, translated from the coding sequence TTGCGTATCGTTTTTCTTTTATCAGCCTGGCTATTGAGTTTCGGTGCCGTTGCGGCGCCGGGCGATGTGGCGACGCTCGATCGCAGCACCTGGCCGGAACAGCTCAGCAACCCGACCCTGTTCGATGTCGCCTCGCGCGCAGAGATTCTGATGTTCGCTCGTGTTCTGCTGGCCAGTGAATCGCTGGACGAAGCAAGCCTTGCCCAGCGCCTGGGCCTGCGCACGATCAATCTGGATTCGGTCAACAACCTGCGTCAGCGCCTGTGGCAACGCTTGCTGACCAATTACAACTTCGCCCAGCAAAGCTGCGATCAAGATGCTTCCTTCTGTTTTCTGGTCGAAGACATGGCCACCTTGCGCGAGCAAGCCGCCAAGTTTCAGGTCAGCGACGACAGCTACTACATAAAGTGGGCCGAACCGAGCCGGCTGTTCCATGCGCAGTACCTCGACGAGCAGTTGCGCAAGGCGGCGCTGTTCCCGCAAACCAGCAGCGAAGTCGATCGTTTTGGCGACTACGAGCGCAACGGCGAGTCGATGCATGACCGGCTGTTCCTGTTGACCTTCGACAGCGCCGCCAATGCCGCGCCGGACAACACGGCGTGGGTCACCGAGTACCTGCGCAAGGCAAACATGACGGGTACGTTCTTCGTCCTTGGCAAGGATATTCAGGCGCGCCTGAGCGAGCGCTCAGTGGCGAGCCTGCAGGCGACTTACTCGACGCAGTGCATCGGCGTGCAAGGCTGGGAGTTCCGCTCCCACAGCCACTGGCAGGACTGGCAGGATTCGGTGCGGCGCAGTGCCGAACTGGTCAAGAGCAAATTGCCGGAGAACTACGTCCCGCTGTTCCGTCCGCCGGACGGCCAGCGCCGTCCGGACGCGGAAGGCTTCTTCAGGTCCCAGGGCTTGCAGGTGGCGCTGTGGGACATCGATGCCCAGGACGGCGCCGGCAAGCTCAAGGCCAACCAGAGCGCGCAGCGTGTGTTGACCCTGATGCTGTTGTGGCGGCATGGGGTGATCAACTTCAACATCAAGCAGGACGGAGTGAAAACGGCGATGCCCTGGCTCATTACGCAAACGGCGCCCAGTGGAATCGGTTGGGAGGACTGTCAGGACGGATTTCGCTGA
- the yaaA gene encoding peroxide stress protein YaaA — protein MLMVISPAKTLDYETPPATKRFTQPQYLDHSQELILQLRDLTPAQISELMHVSDKIGGLNAARFGSWTPAFTPENAKQALLAFKGDVYTGLNAQTFSEADFDYAQQHLRMLSGLYGLLRPLDLMQPYRLEMGTKLPNARGKDLYAFWGTRISEWLNEALADQGDDVLLNLASNEYFSAVKRTTLNARIINTDFKDLKNGQYKIISFYAKKARGMMSRFVIEERINDPATLKQFDVQGYRYSAEQSKPDNLVFLRDHTPE, from the coding sequence ATGCTGATGGTGATTTCCCCCGCCAAGACCCTTGATTACGAAACACCGCCGGCGACCAAGCGCTTCACCCAGCCGCAATACCTCGACCATTCCCAGGAGCTGATCCTGCAGTTGCGCGACCTGACGCCAGCGCAGATCAGCGAGCTGATGCATGTCTCCGACAAAATCGGCGGGCTCAACGCCGCGCGTTTCGGCAGCTGGACCCCGGCGTTCACACCGGAAAACGCCAAACAGGCATTGCTGGCGTTCAAGGGTGACGTTTATACCGGGTTGAACGCTCAGACCTTTAGCGAAGCCGATTTCGATTACGCCCAGCAGCATCTGCGCATGTTGTCCGGCCTTTATGGCCTGTTGCGTCCACTGGACCTGATGCAGCCGTATCGCCTCGAAATGGGCACCAAATTGCCCAACGCCCGCGGCAAGGACCTGTATGCCTTCTGGGGTACGCGGATCAGCGAATGGTTGAACGAGGCCCTGGCCGACCAGGGTGATGACGTGCTGCTGAACCTGGCGTCCAACGAGTATTTCTCGGCGGTCAAACGCACAACCTTGAATGCCCGCATCATCAATACCGATTTCAAAGACCTGAAAAACGGCCAGTACAAAATCATCAGCTTCTACGCGAAAAAAGCCCGGGGCATGATGAGCCGCTTCGTCATCGAAGAACGCATCAACGACCCTGCCACCCTCAAGCAATTCGACGTCCAAGGCTATCGATACAGCGCCGAGCAGTCCAAACCGGACAACCTGGTGTTTCTTCGCGATCACACTCCCGAGTAA
- the moaE gene encoding molybdopterin synthase catalytic subunit MoaE produces the protein MAIRVQSTAFDPGAEVNAMHAANVGVGAVVSFVGYVRDFNDGLDVAGMFLEHYPGMTEKALGKIATEAEQRWPLLKLEVLHRIGALEPGEPIVFVGAASAHRQAAFDACAFVMDYLKTRAPFWKKENTSDGARWVEGRDSDHAAADRWKQ, from the coding sequence ATGGCCATTCGTGTGCAATCCACGGCGTTCGATCCGGGCGCTGAAGTCAACGCCATGCACGCCGCCAATGTCGGTGTCGGGGCGGTGGTGAGTTTTGTCGGCTACGTGCGCGACTTCAATGACGGGCTAGACGTGGCCGGGATGTTTCTTGAGCACTACCCGGGCATGACCGAAAAGGCCCTTGGCAAGATTGCCACCGAGGCCGAGCAGCGCTGGCCGTTGCTCAAGCTGGAAGTGCTGCATCGCATCGGCGCGCTGGAGCCGGGCGAGCCGATCGTCTTCGTCGGCGCCGCCAGCGCTCACCGCCAGGCGGCGTTCGACGCCTGCGCCTTTGTCATGGACTACCTGAAAACCCGTGCGCCGTTCTGGAAGAAGGAAAACACCAGTGATGGTGCGCGTTGGGTAGAGGGGCGTGACAGTGATCATGCGGCGGCGGATCGCTGGAAGCAGTGA
- the moaD gene encoding molybdopterin converting factor subunit 1 produces MNVTVKFFARYREALGVDSVKVEGDFATVDDVRALLAKRDGADVLSEQNLMCARNEDLCQLDEPVSDGDEVAFFPTVTGG; encoded by the coding sequence ATGAACGTCACCGTGAAGTTTTTCGCTCGTTATAGAGAAGCACTGGGCGTCGACTCAGTAAAGGTCGAAGGTGACTTCGCCACGGTCGATGACGTTCGCGCGTTGTTGGCCAAGCGTGATGGCGCCGATGTGTTGAGCGAGCAGAACCTGATGTGCGCCCGCAACGAAGACCTCTGCCAACTCGACGAGCCGGTCAGCGATGGCGATGAAGTGGCGTTCTTTCCGACCGTGACCGGAGGCTGA